The Lucilia cuprina isolate Lc7/37 chromosome 5, ASM2204524v1, whole genome shotgun sequence genome includes a window with the following:
- the LOC111690960 gene encoding vacuolar protein-sorting-associated protein 36, giving the protein MNRFEYMEARLYENEAFVSKESQIKLYDGDQKTQFEEGDLVLTSHRLFWGRPGDIAKAAVCLCLNLKYVISVSEEQASNFLFGRKTRLILHLRQPTSDKLPGPLDNSTNAFIKLSGKHGVLPEFSNALRETLQAKLWDVKISSSDDVVNQKKEDTYQDNITRETRLRMRTGIGGIERAIEQKTKETDENIALAFQDLRVLMGMAKDMVSISRVISDKIRSQRGEISNDETVRFKSYLLSLGIEDPVTREGFSNESEYFKSLAEQLCIMLLDPLEESGGMMSLADVYCRVNRARGLELLSPEDLLNACRLLKGPIKLRSFPSGAMVLQLESQDDELTASETFDLVQKSKSLAVEELAKLCNISLLLAKERLLAAERHGKLCRDQSLEGLRFYPNLILNTTLV; this is encoded by the exons ATGAATCGCTTCGAATATATGGAGGCAAGATTATATGAAAATGAGGCGTTTGTTAGTAAAGaatcacaaataaaattatatgatgGTGACCAAAAG aCCCAATTTGAGGAAGGGGATTTAGTTTTAACATCACATCGACTATTTTGGGGAAGGCCAGGAGATATTGCTAAAGCGGCAGTTTGTTTAtgtctaaatttaaaatatgtcatTTCAGTTAGCGAGGAACAGGCGAGTAATTTCTTATTTGGTCGTAAAACGCGTTTGATCTTACATTTACGGCAACCAACCAGCGACAAATTACCAGGGCCTCTAGACAACAGTACCAATGCATTTATTAAACTTTCAGGCAAACATGGCGTGTTACCAGAATTTTCGAATGCATTGAGAGAAACATTGCAAGCCAAACTATGGGATGTCAAAATAAGTAGTAGTGATGATGTGGTTAACCAAAAAAAGGAGGACACTTATCAAGATAATATAACAAGAGAAACAAGATTAAGAATGCGTACTGGTATTGGGGGAATTGAAAGGGCCATAGAGCAGAAAACGAAAGAAACTGACGAAAATATTGCACTAGCGTTTCAAGATCTCCGAGTTCTGATGGGAATGGCAAAGGATATGGTCAGCATATCACGAGTTATCAGTGATAAAATACGTTCCCAAAGAGGTGAAATTTCCAATGATGAGACTGTGCGCTTTAAGTCATATCTCTTAAGTTTGGGCATTGAAGACCCAGTAACTAGAGAAGGTTTTTCAAATGAATCAGAATACTTCAAAAGCTTAGCAGAGCAATTGTGTATTATGCTTCTGGATCCTTTGGAG GAATCTGGAGGCATGATGTCGTTAGCAGACGTATATTGCCGTGTTAATCGTGCGCGTGGTTTAGAATTACTGTCACCCGAAGATTTGCTCAATGCATGTCGTTTGTTAAAAGGTCCTATTAAACTAAGAAGTTTTCCTAGTGGAGCTATGGTATTGCAGTTAGAATCCCAAGACGATGAGTTAACAGCATCAGAAACATTCGATTTAGTACAAAAATCTAAATCGTTGGCAGTTGAAGAATTAGCAAAATTGTGTAATATATCTTTACTTTTAGCCAAAGAGCGTTTGTTAGCTGCTGAACGCCACGGCAAGTTATGCAGAGATCAGTCGTTGGAGGGTTTACGATTTTATCCCAATTTGATTTTAAACACAACtttagtataa